A region of the Arachis hypogaea cultivar Tifrunner chromosome 15, arahy.Tifrunner.gnm2.J5K5, whole genome shotgun sequence genome:
TCATTGTTGGCCAGTAATAGCCGGCTCGTAGGGTTCTTGTGACTAGGCTCCTACTTCCAGTATGATTTTCGCAGATTCCGCCGTGTAATTCGTTCAAGGAAGTTTCTGCTTCTGCTGGCCCGAGACACTTCAGAAGGGGTATGGAAATCCCTCGTTTATATAGTTCGGCCTCCAGTAGAGTATACTGAGCTGCTTTGTATCTGAACGACCTCGGTGTCTCACCTTCTGGTATCTCTCCGTTTCTCATGTAGTTGATAAATATATTTCTCCAGTCTTCTTCCTCCTGTGATATGCTAAGGACAGATTTTGTATCTAAACTAGCCTCTGTTAGTGTAATATGGTGGAGATTTTCCGTTTGTTCGGTCAATCTATGCGTGGCTAGTTTCGATAAAATATCGGCTCTATAATTTTGATCTCTAGGTATGTGTagtatttcaaatttttgaaaagactTTATTAGGATTTTGACCGAGTTTAAATATCTTTCTAAGAGTGTATCTCGTACCTGAAATTGGCCACTTACCTGTTGCACCACGAGTAGTGAGTCACAGTGTACTGTTAGAAAAGAGATTCCTACTTCCTTAGCCAATCGTAATCCTGCCAGTAAAGCTTCATATTCAGCTTGATTGTTTGTTGCTTGGAAGAGGAATTTAATCGATCGCTCGGCCTGGACCCCTTCATCATCCTTTAGGAGGATCCCTGCTCCGCACCTGTTTTCATTTGACGCTCCATCTACATACAATTCCCCCTTTTTGTTCTGTTCGTCTTTGTACGCGAATTAGGCCACAAAGTCGGCTAGTGCCTGAGCTTTAGGTGATCCTCTTGACTGATATGATATGTCGAATTCAGAGAGCTCAATCGCCCATTTTGTCATTCATCCTGCTAAGTCGGGTTTTGAGAGTATTTGTCGCATGGGGTGTCCCGTGCGTACTATGATCGGGTGCGTCTGGAAATAATGTCTCAGGCGCCGAGCCGTAACCACCAAACCAAATGCTAGCTTCTTTATTGTTGGATATCTTAGCTCGGCGTCCTGTAGGACTCTGCTTACGAAGTAAACTGGGTGTTGCTCGTTCTCTGTTTCTGTTACGAGCACAGAACTTATAGTGTTAGCTGAAATTGAGAGGAACAGTAGTAGTGGTTTACCTTGCTCTGGTTTCTGTAATATAGGCGGCGATGCTAGTATTTGCTTGAACTCGGAAAATGCTTTTTCGCAGTCAGTCGTCCATGTGAACTTCTCTGATCTTTTTATGGTTTTGAAGAAATGATAAGATCTTGTTGCTGCAGCTGGTAAGAATCTTGATAAGGCGGCTAGGCGCCCTGTCAATCGTTGCacttctttgattgttgttggcGATTGCATGTTTAATATGGCTTGGCACTTGTCTGGACTAGCTTTTATACCTCGGTTTGTTAACAGAAAACCGAGGaactttccttgttttactccAAACGCGCATTTTCGGGATTCAGCCTCATGTTATGTGTTCGTAGCTGTTGGAAAACTTCTTTTAGATCAGCCTCGTGTTGTTCTTCAGAGCTGGATTTGACGACCATGTCATCGACGTATATCTCAATGCTTTTTTTGATTTGGTATTTGAATACTTTGTCCATTAGTCTCTGATAAGTGGCACCTTCATTTTTTAGTCCGAAGGGCATTACTTTATAACAGAAGTTACCTTGATCGGTTATGAACGTTGTCTTATCCTCGTCGTTCGGGTGCACTTGGATCTGATTGTATTCCGAATATCCATCCATAAAGCTTAGCACTTTGTAACCTAAGGTATCATCTACAAGTCTGTCGATGTTCGGCAGTGGATATGAGTCCTTTGGGCAGGCCTTATTCAGATATGTGAAATCTTCACACATTCGCCAGCTTCCTGTGCTCTTTCTGACCATAACCACGTTGGCCAACCATGAGAAGAATCGGACTTCTCTGATGAAACATGCATCGAGAAGTTTTTGTGTTTCTATTGCTGCTGCACTTCTTCTTTCGGCTcccaaattttgtttttttttttatgtatagatCGGGCATTCGGGTtaactgccagcttgtggcagATAAAGTTTGTGGGCATGTCGGCCGGTGTCCAAACAAATAGGTCAGCATTATCTTTCAAGATGTTCTTCAAATGTTGCTTTCTTCCTGCAGAAAAAGCTGATCCAATGTTAGTATATTAATTATCTGTATGTAATTCTACCTTTTCCAGATCATCCGTCGGAGACGGCGGCCATGGTCATCTCTTGGATCCATGTCAGTTAGTCGCAGGATATGTTCCGAGTTATACACCGAGTTAATTCCCGGGATGGGTTCTTTTGCGGTCTTCAGCAAACTCGCATTGTAACATTTTCTGGCCTCTTTGTGATCGGCGTGAACAATCGATATTGTGTTGTCCTGCAAAGGAAATTTGACGCACAGGTGGATGGTGGAGACGATGGCTCCGAAAGAATATAGGGATGGGCGACCTAAGATGATGTTGTAAGGGTTGGCGCAGTCAACCACTAGAAATTGAATGTCCAGGGTCTTGGAGTTTGGAGGTTCTCCTAATGTTGTTCTCAACTAGATGTAACCTGATATGGGGACTCTTTCGCCCGAAAAACTTGCCAGCTCTCCTCCTGATGGTTGTAATGAATTGTCGCtcaattgcatctttttgaaTGTGGAGTAGAACAAGACATCAGCGCTACTTCCTGGGTCGAGCAGCACCTTTTTCACGGTCAATGGTCTCATGCTCACTGAAATCACGACTGGGTCGTCTAGGTTTGGAGTTCTTGATTTGAAATCAGAAGCACCGAAGTTGATGGCGGCCGAGGAGGTTGGTGCTGAGGAGTCTTGTTGAATTCCCTCCATCGTCATCATGGCTCTGTAACTTTGCTTCCTTGCTGTGTTCGTTATTCCTCCTCCTGCGAAATCCCCTGAGATGCAGTTTATGATTCCTTTGGTAGTTGGGGTTTCGACTGGGTCTCGCCACGATCCTTTGTCTCTGCGTTCTGACTTATACTTCGGTTACTTGTATCTGCGTCCTTCTGACTCCTGGAGCCGATAATAACCCATGTCTTGCCAGTCTCTCCAGCAAATCCTTAGCAGCTACACACTCGTCGGTGGTGTGACCGAATTTCTGGTGGAAGGCGCAATGCTTCCCTTTGTCTACATACTTCTGATCCTGGTACGTTCCGGCCTTGACTGGCAGTTTTGTCAGTCTGTTGTGCAGTATGTCCTTTATGATGTCCTCCCTCCTTGTGTTAAACCTAGTATATGAATCAAATATTGGGGTTAGTTTAAAAGATTTTCTATGGTCTTTGGCATTGGACCTGTTTGACTTGTCCTCGTCTTTTCGCGAAGGTGGCCTTTCGTTCCTTCGTGTTTCACGCAGTTCTTCTATTTCAATTTGTCCCGTGGCTTTGTCTCGGAATTCTTCTAGCGTCTTTGGTTTGGCCACAATTATGGCTTCTTGGAACTTCCCTGGTCGGAGCCCACTTTTGATGGCATGCAGTTGCACTTCTGGGTTTAAGTCGGGGATTTCCATGGCCGCCGTGGTGAAACGCGTCATgtattccttgagactttcatgCGGGCCTTGCTTGATTGTGCTGAGATAGTCCGAGTCTCTGACATATATTTTTTATGCTGCGAAATGATTGATGAACATCTTGGCGAATTCGTCAAAGCTAGTTATGGATCCTGCGGGCAAGTTAGAAAACCATAGCAAAGCAGCTCCATCCAGGAAAGTAGGAAAAGAGCGGCACAGAATGGGGTCGCAATCACTGTTGAGGAACATCATGGATTCGAACTTGGTGACGTGAACTTTTGGATCCCCGATGCCTTTGTACGGTGCCAGGGTTATCGAGAGTGTGAAATTCAGAGGCATTTTGTAGCTCATTATCTCTTCGAAAAATGGATTAGCTCGTCTCCTCCCATATTTGGGGGGAGTTTCTGCTGTTTTAGCATTGGATTCTGACTGATGCTCTTCGTTCTGCTCGGGATTTGTCTTTTTACTATGCTCCTTCTTATCTCCGTTGTTTTGTATTGCCGCCAATAGTTCGGTCATCCGTTGATTTTCTGCTAGTAGCGCGGCATTCGCGGCAATGAGAACGGTGTTAGCTCGGGGAGAATGATGAGTTTCGGAATGATCCGTCATCGTCCTTTTCCTGCGAAGAAAGAGAAATGTGTAGCAGATATGGGTAAGCTAAAAATAGATATATCCTCAGGGGGGAATTAACGcccggccccacggtgggcgccaaatgttctggCAAGGATACTGCGCTTGATCTATACGTCGGTCTGGGTGTCCAGTGAGTACTCCTGAGCCGACGTTAGCCTGGGCCGACGTTATCCTTGTGAACTCGAACCCGAGCgtggtacctgcaaaaaggactccgacgctcaagtcaatagCAGAATAAAATATAACTGAGATCGAATATATGAGGTTGGGAATAAGCAGCTTAGGGCGGACTGAATAGCCTTATTGAGTGGAGGTATTTCCTTCGACGTGCCTTGTTCAATTCTCTTCTTCGGATTTATAGGCTCAGCGTGTAGTCTGATCGGTCAGTGTGATCCGAGATTTTGGTGAGTGGATTAACTGGATATGCTGGCATGCATATTGGTTCCGCGATTCGAGTATGTGGACGATTTTGAAAAGCGACCGTTGCGTCGAGGTATATCTTAGATGTGGTCGAGATTCTTAGGTGCAGTACGCCCCTATTAtagaaaattactaaaatactcttaatatatatattaattttgaaaattttaaattctaactcTTTTCTTTTCTACTGTCATAgtgttaaaatattaatttatatcaactcaatttaatttattgattttttgactaaactaatttttttgatctaatttaaaaaaaaaaacaattttaacaCCTTTATCTAAGTGACTCCTTTTATTTCCTGTTTACTAATCTTCTTTTGTTTGCAGTATACTAGTATACTGttagaaaaattttcaaatatcctATAATAACGAAattcaactaattttaaaatcgaAATTCTAAAAACATTTGAAATTCTTCAAGTTAATTAAAGTTTCCttcctttctctctaatttctaTCGTTTGACATCACACTGTACAGCCAACCGAATTCATTGGTGGTTTCATGATAATGTATTGAATCACGATGCATTCGCAAGTTTCCACGCACTCTTTTGTCCCTACCACCACACTTTCGTTTGCACTGCATCCCCTTTTGAGAAAAAACAACGGGCTTTGGCCTTGAAGAAATAAATAATCGATCCCCTTAAGCGAAAACCACTAGCTATCCTATAGTAGTAAAATTAAAACAGCGGAGCTCAAATGCATTTATATCTATGGCATAGAACTACTTTCTATAAAATATTTGAGCTTGCTCTGTCATTTCAACTCTTCTTGAGCAGAAAACAGAGAAAATGGCTTTCATTATTTCCAGAGGTGAATCTACTTTCTCAGAGACTGAGAAATCAAGTCTTGAAGAACACTTAGAGGGCAAGGACTCTGCAATAGTGGACAAAATCTCATCCGAGCTCCAGTTGAAGTCATCTTTGTCATCCAAGGCCTCATCTCAAAGCCTGAGCAAACAAGCTGTTCTTC
Encoded here:
- the LOC140179092 gene encoding uncharacterized protein codes for the protein MQSPTTIKEVQRLTGRLAALSRFLPAAATRSYHFFKTIKRSEKFTWTTDCEKAFSEFKQILASPPILQKPEQETENEQHPVYFVSRVLQDAELRYPTIKKLAFGLVVTARCGAGILLKDDEGVQAERSIKFLFQATNNQAEYEALLAGLRLAKEVGISFLTVHCDSLLVVQQEEEDWRNIFINYMRNGEIPEGETPRSFRYKAAQYTLLEAELYKRGISIPLLKCLGPAEAETSLNELHGGICENHTGSRSLVTRTLRAGYYWPTMKKDCNNKVQCCDACQRCAPLIHNPTELLHTSNISWPFHKWGMDILGPFPISTGQVKFLLVAIDYFTKWVEAQPFAKITAEKVQNFIWKSIICRFSLPREIMSDNGRQFTNRKIASYLTDIHIKHHFSSVEHPQTNGLAEAANKVILQALKKKLTDAKGDELSSYQK
- the LOC140179093 gene encoding uncharacterized protein, with the protein product MEGIQQDSSAPTSSAAINFGASDFKSRTPNLDDPVVISVSMRPLTVKKVLLDPGSSADVLFYSTFKKMQLSDNSLQPSGGELASFSGERVPISGRPSLYSFGAIVSTIHLCVKFPLQDNTISIVHADHKEARKCYNASLLKTAKEPIPGINSVYNSEHILRLTDMDPRDDHGRRLRRMIWKREVRFFSWLANVVMVRKSTGSWRMCEDFTYLNKACPKDSYPLPNIDRLVDDTLGYKVLSFMDGYSEYNQIQVHPNDEDKTTFITDQGNFCYKVMPFGLKNEGATYQRLMDKVFKYQIKKSIEIYVDDMVVKSSSEEQHEADLKEVFQQLRTHNMRLNPENARLE